A single genomic interval of uncultured Sunxiuqinia sp. harbors:
- a CDS encoding FAD-dependent oxidoreductase, with the protein MEKNLHAVQEIETLTPETFLIHLDRNNFSFKPGQYAVLRNPDTGEGREYSIYSSEKEDRLSFLVREIKDGDFSRYLRYLKVGSSIEVEGPRGFFILDDQSFGDAPVLFIATGTGISPFHSFATSYTNLNYHLLHGVHFADEAYGSDAFCPNRICLCTSREDKGNYFGRVTYYLRENKVAENTICYLCGNSEMIEEATSILEDYGVAPENIRTEVFF; encoded by the coding sequence ATGGAAAAGAATTTACACGCGGTTCAGGAGATTGAGACCTTAACTCCTGAAACCTTTCTCATTCACCTCGATCGAAATAATTTTAGTTTTAAACCCGGCCAGTATGCTGTTCTCCGTAACCCAGACACAGGAGAGGGACGGGAGTATTCAATCTACAGTTCCGAAAAGGAAGATCGCTTATCCTTTTTAGTTCGTGAAATTAAGGATGGTGATTTTTCACGATATCTGAGGTATCTGAAAGTAGGTAGTTCGATTGAAGTAGAAGGTCCGCGAGGATTTTTTATTTTAGATGACCAGTCATTTGGAGATGCGCCGGTTTTATTTATTGCTACGGGTACCGGAATAAGTCCATTTCATTCGTTTGCAACAAGCTACACCAATCTGAATTATCATCTACTGCACGGTGTTCATTTTGCTGATGAAGCTTACGGTAGTGACGCTTTTTGTCCGAACCGTATTTGCTTGTGCACGTCGCGCGAAGATAAAGGCAACTATTTTGGTCGGGTAACCTATTATTTGAGGGAGAATAAGGTGGCCGAAAATACCATTTGTTACCTATGTGGTAATTCTGAAATGATTGAAGAAGCCACTTCTATTTTAGAAGACTATGGCGTCGCTCCGGAGAATATTCGCACCGAAGTATTTTTTTAG
- a CDS encoding phenylalanine--tRNA ligase beta subunit-related protein has translation MINIDIAEELRQACPDIHLSCILCDVKIHDQNTQLWEQINATCDEVATDLNVEDIRHNHAIAAAREAYKACGKDPARYRLSAEALLRRVVKGNGLYQINNVVDLLNLVSISTGFSIGGYDNNRIDGNIQMGIGKADEPYKGLGRGELNIEGMPVFRDAQGAFGTSTSDSVRTGVSDQTKQFLMIIVSYNGNHLLKEATQLAIEFLETFASAKNIHQKLIN, from the coding sequence ATGATTAACATTGATATTGCAGAAGAATTGAGACAAGCTTGCCCGGATATTCATCTCTCGTGTATTTTATGCGATGTGAAAATTCATGACCAAAACACTCAATTGTGGGAGCAAATCAATGCAACGTGCGATGAAGTTGCTACTGATTTGAATGTTGAAGACATTCGCCATAACCATGCTATTGCAGCTGCCCGCGAAGCTTACAAAGCTTGTGGTAAAGATCCGGCACGTTACCGACTTTCTGCGGAAGCTCTCTTGCGTCGGGTGGTAAAGGGAAACGGACTTTATCAAATTAATAATGTTGTCGATTTACTGAACTTGGTTTCTATAAGTACCGGTTTTTCAATTGGGGGCTACGACAATAACCGGATTGATGGAAATATCCAAATGGGGATTGGAAAAGCCGATGAGCCATACAAAGGACTGGGGAGGGGAGAATTAAATATTGAAGGAATGCCTGTTTTTCGCGACGCGCAAGGTGCTTTTGGAACTTCAACATCCGATTCGGTTCGCACTGGGGTGTCCGATCAAACCAAGCAATTTTTAATGATTATCGTATCGTACAATGGCAATCATCTTTTAAAAGAAGCCACGCAGCTAGCTATTGAATTTTTGGAGACTTTTGCGTCAGCAAAAAACATTCATCAAAAGTTGATCAACTGA